Proteins encoded within one genomic window of Triticum aestivum cultivar Chinese Spring chromosome 2D, IWGSC CS RefSeq v2.1, whole genome shotgun sequence:
- the LOC123055381 gene encoding probable glutathione S-transferase GSTF1 gives MAPVKVFGPAAFANVARVLVCLEEVGADYEVVDIDFMALEHKSPEHLTRNPFGQIPAFQDGDLILFESRAISKYVIHKYKMNEANLMREGNLKEATMVDIWTEVEAHTYNPALSPVVYECLFNPLLQGIPTNQKVVDESLEKLKKVLEIYEEHLSKHKYLAGDFISFADLNHFPYTFYFMATPHAVLFDSYPHVKAWWESLVARPSIKKLGASMAALTT, from the exons ATGGCGCCGGTGAAGGTGTTCGGGCCGGCGGCGTTTGCTAACGTGGCCCGGGTGCTAGTGTGCCTGGAGGAGGTCGGCGCCGACTACGAGGTCGTCGACATAGATTTCATGGCCCTGGAGCACAAGAGCCCCGAGCACCTCACCAGAAAC CCGTTCGGGCAAATCCCTGCTTTCCAGGATGGCGATCTGATCCTCTTCG AGTCACGCGCAATTTCAAAGTACGTGATCCACAAGTACAAGATGAATGAAGCCAATCTGATGAGGGAAGGTAACCTGAAAGAAGCCACAATGGTGGACATATGGACCGAGGTCGAGGCACACACCTACAACCCAGCCCTCTCGCCGGTCGTGTATGAGTGCCTCTTTAACCCGCTCTTGCAAGGCATACCCACCAACCAAAAGGTGGTGGATGAAAGCCTGGAGAAGCTGAAAAAGGTGCTGGAGATATACGAGGAGCATTTGTCCAAACACAAGTACTTGGCGGGGGATTTCATTAGTTTTGCGGATCTCAACCATTTCCCCTACACTTTCTATTTCATGGCAACTCCTCACGCAGTCCTATTCGACTCATACCCACACGTGAAGGCGTGGTGGGAGAGCCTCGTGGCAAGGCCGTCGATCAAGAAGCTTGGCGCAAGCATGGCTGCACTTACGACATGA
- the LOC123050816 gene encoding RNA demethylase ALKBH9B, translating into MSTLLPGEGMARVRRKKDFRHMERVDGRMLNVLQGLELHANVFSPDEQAKIVTCVLDLQDQGRRGRLRERTYSEPRKWMRGKGRATIQFGCCYNYAADRDANPPGIVRDESVDPLPLLLAAMARRLVLWRVLPPTCVPDSCIVNVVVAALSHVGLEVEEEQAQYTGVSPGCTHSPVTIPRAQNSSRHTVVAMAFVVPQQRNAQVFHAHDAASFTGRC; encoded by the exons atGTCGACGCTGCTGCCCGGCGAGGGCATGGCGAGGGTGCGCCGCAAGAAGGACTTCCGCCACATGGAGCGCGTCGACGGCCGCATGCTCAACGTGCTCCAGGGCCTCGAGCTCCACGCCAACGTCTTCTCCCCCGACGAGCAGGCCAAGATCGTCACCTGCGTCCTCGACCTCCAGGACCAAggccgccgcggccgcctccgaG AGCGGACCTACTCGGAGCCGCGCAAGTGGATGCGTGGCAAGGGCCGGGCGACGATCCAGTTCGGCTGCTGCTACAACTACGCCGCCGACCGGGACGCCAACCCGCCGGGTATCGTGCGGGACGAGTCCGTCGACCCGCtgccgctcctcctcgccgccaTGGCGCGCCGCCTCGTGCTCTGGCGCGTGCTCCCGCCGACCTGCGTGCCTGACAGCTGCATCGTCAACGTTGTTGTTGCCGCTCTCTCTCACGTCGgactagaggtagaagaagaacaAGCACAATACACTGGAGTTTCACCAGGCTGCACACATAGCCCCGTTACTATTCCCAGAGCGCAAAACTCATCACGACACACAGTCGTGGCCATGGCTTTTGTAGTACCCCAGCAGCGCAACGCCCAAGTTTTCCATGCGCACGACGCGGCCAGCTTCACCGGTCGTTGCTAA
- the LOC123055382 gene encoding uncharacterized protein isoform X2, with the protein MGRKMRNDDELSKLFLSHEFLKLSSNVLDRPYCYKNELAMLFKVEEEEEYERVREAEREMERQRAKSKQRRQREKNKQQIVVKEERVADEQQTKSQTEQLKEWMDDALEFFAGHRSIWERSSGSKAGRFGGFEDKTTLSPLQFTHCTSGILLPRAAVTERTLQIYSFKLVGLTEQLKWPLSVYGVVAARDTVDRNRNLLFSRSRIRGQLLSGHDSYLCLTGPSRAILVGDYVDFEVELKVRDGDDEHNDTQLMCVSKRYKEADGDAHCIVRSCCWRGVPF; encoded by the exons ATGGGAAGGAAGATGAGGAATGATGATGAGCTGAGCAAGCTTTTTCTGTCCCACGAATTCTTGAAACTCTCCTCCAATGTCCTGGATAGACCCTACTGCTACAAAAATGAGTTGGCCATGCTGTTTaaggtggaggaagaggaggagtatGAGAGGGTGAGGGAGGccgagagagagatggagaggcaGAGGGCGAAGAGTAAGCAGAGGAGGCAGAGGGAGAAGAACAAGCAGCAGATTGTGGTGAAGGAGGAGCGCGTTGCTGATGAGCAGCAAACAAAATCTCAAACGGAGCAACTCAAAGAGTGGATGGATGATGCGCTGGAATTTTTCGCAGGCCACCGTAGCATCTGGGAACGCTCTAGTGGCAGCAAGGCCGGGCGGTTCGGTGGCTTCGAAGATAAAA CGACATTAAGTCCTCTCCAATTTACACACTGCACATCCGGTATCCTTCTGCCCCGTGCCGCTGTCACTGAAAGAACGTTGCAAATCTACTCATTCAAACTTGTTGGACTAACGGAGCAGCTGAAGTGGCCACTCTCTGTTTATGGCGTGGTTGCTGCCCGAGACACCGTAGACCGCAACCGCAACCTTCTCTTCTCTCGGTCGAGGATCAGGGGTCAATTACTCTCTGGACAT GACTCTTATCTGTGCTTGACTGGCCCGTCTCGAGCAATTCTAGTTGGGGATTATGTTGACTTTGAAGTTGAACTAAAAGTACGTGATGGAGATGATGAGCACAATGATACACAGTTGATGTGTGTTAGCAAGCGGTATAAAGAAGCAGACGGCGACG CTCACTGTATTGTCCGTTCGTGTTGTTGGAGGGGAGTTCCCTTTTAG
- the LOC123055382 gene encoding uncharacterized protein isoform X1 yields the protein MGRKMRNDDELSKLFLSHEFLKLSSNVLDRPYCYKNELAMLFKVEEEEEYERVREAEREMERQRAKSKQRRQREKNKQQIVVKEERVADEQQTKSQTEQLKEWMDDALEFFAGHRSIWERSSGSKAGRFGGFEDKTTLSPLQFTHCTSGILLPRAAVTERTLQIYSFKLVGLTEQLKWPLSVYGVVAARDTVDRNRNLLFSRSRIRGQLLSGHDSYLCLTGPSRAILVGDYVDFEVELKVRDGDDEHNDTQLMCVSKRYKEADGDGEQPLLFDSPLCTAELRFELFPTTVQLTVLSVRVVGGEFPFSSGGQVACIVSGRERVVLFDSTEKITREDEVVLDGYVPLSRNAISVEFEKGVTVEVTAYVDSGSIADRVHFPSKWCNISQDRCFICGSEVEITVAWSRVVRDKMEMLLEGYATQV from the exons ATGGGAAGGAAGATGAGGAATGATGATGAGCTGAGCAAGCTTTTTCTGTCCCACGAATTCTTGAAACTCTCCTCCAATGTCCTGGATAGACCCTACTGCTACAAAAATGAGTTGGCCATGCTGTTTaaggtggaggaagaggaggagtatGAGAGGGTGAGGGAGGccgagagagagatggagaggcaGAGGGCGAAGAGTAAGCAGAGGAGGCAGAGGGAGAAGAACAAGCAGCAGATTGTGGTGAAGGAGGAGCGCGTTGCTGATGAGCAGCAAACAAAATCTCAAACGGAGCAACTCAAAGAGTGGATGGATGATGCGCTGGAATTTTTCGCAGGCCACCGTAGCATCTGGGAACGCTCTAGTGGCAGCAAGGCCGGGCGGTTCGGTGGCTTCGAAGATAAAA CGACATTAAGTCCTCTCCAATTTACACACTGCACATCCGGTATCCTTCTGCCCCGTGCCGCTGTCACTGAAAGAACGTTGCAAATCTACTCATTCAAACTTGTTGGACTAACGGAGCAGCTGAAGTGGCCACTCTCTGTTTATGGCGTGGTTGCTGCCCGAGACACCGTAGACCGCAACCGCAACCTTCTCTTCTCTCGGTCGAGGATCAGGGGTCAATTACTCTCTGGACAT GACTCTTATCTGTGCTTGACTGGCCCGTCTCGAGCAATTCTAGTTGGGGATTATGTTGACTTTGAAGTTGAACTAAAAGTACGTGATGGAGATGATGAGCACAATGATACACAGTTGATGTGTGTTAGCAAGCGGTATAAAGAAGCAGACGGCGACGGTGAGCAACCTTTACTCTTCGATAGCCCATTATGTACTGCGGAGTTGAGGTTTGAGCTTTTTCCTACGACGGTCCAGCTCACTGTATTGTCCGTTCGTGTTGTTGGAGGGGAGTTCCCTTTTAGCTCTGGGGGTCAGGTTGCTTGTATTGTTTCTGGCCGTGAGAGGGTTGTGCTGTTTGATTCTACTGAAAAAATTACTAGAGAAGACGAAGTAGTTTTGGATGGTTATGTTCCTTTGTCAAGAAACGCCATTTCAGTAGAGTTTGAAAAAGGAGTGACTGTTGAGGTAACAGCCTATGTTGATTCTGGTTCTATCGCTGATCGTGTCCACTTCCCTTCCAAGTGGTGCAACATTAGTCAGGATAGATGTTTCATCTGTGGTTCTGAGGTGGAGATTACTGTTGCATGGTCCCGGGTTGTGAGAGACAAGATGGAGATGTTGCTGGAGGGATACGCTACCCAGGTGTAG